A window of Thiocapsa bogorovii genomic DNA:
TCGGATGCGGGCCCCGTGTAGAAGGCGACCAGCTCCGAGGCATCCTCGGGACCCTGGCTCACGCGAGCCACGTCGTGGATATAGATCGGCAGGTTGTTGAAGGTGCCGACCACCAAGCGATTGATGTCCTCGACCCCCGTCAAAAAGGCGCCGGTGGTGACCGAGAAGCGTGCACCGCTTGCCTCCAAACCACCCGCGACCTGCTCGGCGTTGGCGCCGACGAGGGTTTGGGCAACCTGGTCCAGACTGATTTGATATCCGGAAAGACGCTCCGGAAGGACATCGACAGTCACCACCTCGCGGCGTCCGCCGACGATGAAGGCATTGCCGGTATCCTTGACCTGCTTGACGGCCTGCAGCACATCCTGCGCAAGCAGACGCAACTGACCGTCGTCCACATCCGGAATCCCGTTGCTGTCGAGATCTCTGGACCAGAGCGTCAGCGTGACGATCGGAACATCGTCGATGCCCTTGGTCTTGATCAGCGGCGGCATGACCCCGGGCGGGATTTTGTCCATGTTCGAGGCGACCTTGTCGTTCACCTTGAGCAGAGAGGGCCCCATCTCCTCCCCGACCACGAACTCGACGGTGACGATTCCCTGACCGCGTTGAGACGCGGAATACACATGCTTGACACCCGGAATCTCGCTCATCATCCGCTCGAGCGGCTGCATCGCCATATTGGCGACCTGCTGGGCCGATGCGCCCGGGTACTGCACCATGATGTCGATCATGGGCACCGAGATCTGGGGGTCTTCCTGGCGCGGCGTCATGACGAGGCCGAGCAGACCCATCAACAGCATCGCGACGTAGAAGAGTGGAGACAGCGGGGAGCGGATAAAGAATCGGGCGGTGCGCCCGGCAATTCCGAGATTGTCCTCTTCGTAAGCAGGTTCCTTGCGATCCTGCGGAGGAGATGTGACGTCTTGGCTCATGTCGAATCCAGATTAACCGGGCCTGCGCCGCATCGCTGCGACATGGGTTGCGCAGGCGATCGCGGGGGCGATCGCCGGGGCCGAAGGGAAGGCGCGTCAGCGATCGGCGGGTGCCCCGCTCGCCCAACCGGCCGTGACCCGAGGGCCGGGATTCGTCAGCACACTCTCGCCGGCACGCAGCCCGCTGAGCACGGTCACCATCCCGCCGGAGAGCTCCTCGCCGACGCGGATCAGTCGCAACTGAGGCTCGCCTCGCTCGTTCACGACATAGACGCCCGGCAGACTGCCGTTATAGCGCACCGCGCTGCTCGGGATCACCGGGTTGGCCCGCGCAGGTGCACTGAGGTCGGGGACCAAGACCTTGGCGTACATCCCTGGCTCGGACACGCCTTGCGGGAGATCGAACTTGATCTTGACGGTGTGGCGCTGTGGATCCGCCATCGGGAAGATCTGCGCCACGCGGACCGGGACACGTCGATTGTCCGGATCCAGCTCGGCCTGCACCATCATCCCTTCACGCAAGCCGGGACGCAGCCGGGCCGGCACATCGACCTCGACTTGAAGGTATTCCACATCCGCATAGTTGAGCATGGGCTGCCCCGGTTGGACCGTGTCCCCAACCTCGATGAGCTTGCGCACGATCACACCGTCGAAGGGCGCGATGCTGCGGGCATCGCGGATCTTGGAATCGAGTGCTTGCAGCTCCGCTTGGAGTCGGAGCAGCGCGTTTTGCGCTTCTTGGATCTGAATCCCGGATGCGAAGAGATCGGCCGAGCGCTCCGCGGTGCGGTCGCGCTCCCCGACGAAGCTTTCGACCGGTTGCGTAAACATCTGGTCGAACAGGTTCGGCAGTCCCATCCCGCCCATCGCGGAGCGCGACTGCGGAGAGTAGATTTCTCTGGAGTATTGAACGCCGGCATTGCGCAGTTGAGCGTCGGCGCTCGCCATCTGTGCGAGCAGTGCGCGCCGGTTCGCGAGAAGCTCCTCGTCGCCGATTGCCACAAGGAGATCCTTTTCCTTGAAGGTATCGCCTTCGCGCCCGGCGATGAAGGTGACGCGCCCCGGAAGCTGGGCTGCAAGCGTCACCTCTTTATAGGGGACGACGCTCCCTCCCAGCGACACCGTCGGGGCGCCTTGCGCCTGTTGAACGACGAAGGTATCGCCCGAAGTGGTCTGCATCTGGGCCTGGACCAGGCCGGACGACACAGCCGCCGCAACGGCGAGCGTGCACGCAAAACGGGCGGTTCGAAACTCTATTGACATCGGATCGCACACCAAACGCTGGGTTTTTTTGTCGCACGTCCGATTGGCGCATGGGCGGTCGGACCTGCCGTGGACACCGGACAGCCTCGTGGGTCCGGCGCTCATCCGTTGCGGATCCGCGGCATCCGAGCCCGGGCGCTTTTTGGCCTGCTCAGTGCCGCGTTGTCTTTTCATTCTCCGGACGGCGCAGTGGCCCAGTATGCCTTCGACAACGCTCGACATTCAAGCCGACGAAAGCAGGTTCGACGCGACGACCACGGCAACACCGCATATAAAGACCGAAAACGGCCCAATTGACCGACGCTCGAGACCCCGGCGCGATTCGATTAACCCTGAACCCTTAACCCTACAAGGTCGCCGGCTATCCATCCCGCTGAACTTCAGTGTAACATCGGGCGCCATTGCGGCCGGGGGCCGTGTCGACCTGACCGCAGCAATCGATGCGGCCGGCCGACGATCGGATTGAGCATCTCCGACCCCGGTGACCCGATTGCTTCGTCCCCTCGCCCGGAAGCGACTTGTCCCGAAGCGAAGCATCACGACCCAGATCCAGGAGCCGACCCTATGCCGTCCACCGCCGAGGCCGTTCAACAGCGCATGCAGGAGCTGGAATCTCATCTCGAGCAAGAGAACCCAGTCCTGCTCAGTGCCGTGCAGAGCTTCCGGGCGATCGACCGCGTTGCTTACGGGACGGGGCTGCTCGACACCAATCAGTCGTTCGCGACCCAGATCCCCTGGTGGCCGCTGATCTCGATCCTGGGCACCTTCTCGGCAGGAAAATCGACCTTCATCAACTACTTTCTCGGGCAGAAACTGCAACGCACCGGTAATCAGGCCGTCGATGACCGCTTCACCGTCATCGTCTACAGTCCGGAAAAGGTGAGTCATTCGCTTCCGGGTGTCTCGCTCGACTCGGATCCGCGCTTCCCCTTCTATCAGATGTCGCATGACATCGAGCAGGTCGCCGGCGGCGAAGGTAAACGCATCGACGCTTATCTTCAGCTCAAGACCTGCTGCAGCGAACGTCTGCGCGGCAAGATCCTGATCGACTCCCCCGGCTTCGACGCCGACGCCCAGCGCACGGCGATCCTGCGCATCAGCGACCACATGATCGGTCTGTCCGACCTGGTGCTGGTGTTCTTCGACGCGCGTCACCCGGAACCGGGCGCGATGCGCGACACCCTCAAACACCTGGTGAAGGACACCATTCACCGCGCCGATTCCGGGAAGTTTCTCTACATCCTCAATCAGCTCGATACCGCCGCCAACGAGGACAACCCGGAAGACGTCGTTGCAGCCTGGCTGCGCGCGATCGGCGAAGCCGGCCTGACCGCAGGCCGCTTCTATACCATCTACAATCCGGACGCCGCGAACACCATCCAGGACGAGCACAAACGCAAGCGCTTCGAGAAAAAGCGCGACGAAGATCTCG
This region includes:
- a CDS encoding efflux RND transporter periplasmic adaptor subunit — encoded protein: MQTTSGDTFVVQQAQGAPTVSLGGSVVPYKEVTLAAQLPGRVTFIAGREGDTFKEKDLLVAIGDEELLANRRALLAQMASADAQLRNAGVQYSREIYSPQSRSAMGGMGLPNLFDQMFTQPVESFVGERDRTAERSADLFASGIQIQEAQNALLRLQAELQALDSKIRDARSIAPFDGVIVRKLIEVGDTVQPGQPMLNYADVEYLQVEVDVPARLRPGLREGMMVQAELDPDNRRVPVRVAQIFPMADPQRHTVKIKFDLPQGVSEPGMYAKVLVPDLSAPARANPVIPSSAVRYNGSLPGVYVVNERGEPQLRLIRVGEELSGGMVTVLSGLRAGESVLTNPGPRVTAGWASGAPADR
- a CDS encoding dynamin family protein, with translation MPSTAEAVQQRMQELESHLEQENPVLLSAVQSFRAIDRVAYGTGLLDTNQSFATQIPWWPLISILGTFSAGKSTFINYFLGQKLQRTGNQAVDDRFTVIVYSPEKVSHSLPGVSLDSDPRFPFYQMSHDIEQVAGGEGKRIDAYLQLKTCCSERLRGKILIDSPGFDADAQRTAILRISDHMIGLSDLVLVFFDARHPEPGAMRDTLKHLVKDTIHRADSGKFLYILNQLDTAANEDNPEDVVAAWLRAIGEAGLTAGRFYTIYNPDAANTIQDEHKRKRFEKKRDEDLGEIFLRMERVEIERAYRIIAALRETANAFGHEAVPLLQSAVRRWRARTLLADSALVALVGALFLYWSIGAGHWVGLSYEPAWLDVLTSQIPWGRDALIGVLVVLAIGTHFAIRKIAAMSVEPWLRKQVARKNPPGNLMSAFRWNTRFYRPVIIGRPIGWSGKARAQINEVLQNCENFVQTLNERYTNPKGLKESPHKPHTVRLPEDPAGVHEKKERSAA